The following is a genomic window from Micromonospora cathayae.
TACGTCCTCGAAGAACTGTTCGGGGAGGTCAAGGCGGTCACCGCGGTCATCGCCACGCACATCCCGCGCCGGGTCGACGAGTCCGGCAACGCCTACCCGGCCACCGCCGACGACGCCGCGTACGGCATCTTCGAACTGGCCGGCGGGATCGTCGCCCAACTCAACTCCTCCTGGTGCGTCCGGGTGCACCGCGACGAACTGGTCGAGTTCCAGGTCGACGGCACCGAGGGCAGCGCCGTCGCCGGGCTGCGCGGCTGCAAGATCCAGCACCGTGCGGTCACCCCCAAGCCGGTCTGGAACCCGGACCTGCCGGTCACCGAGAACTTCCGGTCCCAGTGGACCGAGGTGCCGGACAACGAGGAGTTCGACAACGGCTTCAAGGTGCAGTGGGAGGCGTACCTGCGGCACGTGGTCGCCGGTGAGCCGTTCCGGTGGGACTTCCTCGCCGGGGCCCGGGGCGTGCAACTGGCCGAGCTGGGCCTGCTCTCCGCCCGCGAGGGCTGCCGCGTCGAGGTGCCGGAGCTGGACCGGTGAGCGCCCACGTGCGCCTGACCGGCGGCGAGACGTACCGGCTGGCCGGCGGGGCCGGATTCGCCCGGCCCGCCGGCCCACCCAGCTCCCGGATCGCGTACGCCGCCGCGCACGTGGTCGCCGACCCGACCGCCGAGAACGTCCCCGGCGCGCCGGCCGTGCTGGATTGGGACACCACCCTGGCCTTCCGGCACCACCTGTGGTCGCACGGCTTCGGCGTCGCCGAGGCGATGGACACCGCCCAGCGCGGCATGGGGCTCGACCACACCGCCACCCGCGAACTGATCCGACGCAGCGCCGCCGAGGCCCGCTCGGTCGGCGGGCGGATCGTCGCCGGGGTCAACACCGACCACCTGCCGCCGGGGGCGTACCCGGTGGCCGAGCTGACCGCCGCGTACCGCACCCAGCTGGAGGAGGTGCTGACCGCCGGGGCCCGCCCGGTGCTGATGTGCAGCCGGCACCTCGCGGCGGCGGCCACCGGCCCCGACGACTACCTCACCGTCTACGCCGAGCTGCTGGCCGCCAGCGACGAACCGGTGGTGCTGCACTGGCTCGGCGACATGTTCGACCCGGCGCTGCACGGCTACTGGGGCAGCGCCGACCTGGACCTGGCCGCCGACACGGTGGTGCAGCTCGTCAAGGACCACGCCGACAAGGTCGACGGCATCAAGATCTCGCTGCTCGACGCGGACCGGGAGATCGCCCTGCGCCGCCGGCTCCCCGCCGGGGTGCGCCTCTACACCGGCGACGACTTCCACTACCCGGAACTCATCCTCGGTGACGAGCAGGGCCACTCCGACGCGCTGCTGGGCATCTTCGCCGCCATCGCCCCGGCCGCCGGGGCGGCGCTGGCCGCCCTCGACGCCGGCGACGTCGACACGTACCAGCGGATCATGGCCCCGACGGTGCCGCTGGCCCGGCACCTGTTCGGGACCCCCACCTGGCACTACAAGACCGGGATCGTCTTCCTGGCCTGGCTGACCGGCCACCAGGACCACTTCACCATGGTCGCCGGTCAGCAGGCCGGCCGGTCCCCGGCGCACCTGGCCCGGCTGCTCGTCCTGGCCGACGCCGCCGGGCTGCTGCCCGACGCCGAGCTGGCCGCCGCCCGGGCCCGCGCCTTCTTCACCGTCGCCGGGGTGGCCCAGTGACCGCCCCGCAGGTCGTGCCGGCGGTGCCCGTGCCGGCCGGGCTGGAACGGTTCTCCTTCAACCAGGCCACCGCCCAGCACTGGCCGCTGGAAGAGGTCGTCGCCGGCTGCGCCGGCGCGGGGGTGCCCGGCATCGGACTGTGGCGGGAACCGGTCGGCGAGTACGGCGTACAGCGGGCCGCCCGCCTGGTCCGGGCCGCCGGACTCACCGTCACCTCGCTGTGCCGTGGCGGGTTCTTCACCACCGACGACTGGCGGACGGAGAACCTGCGGGCCATCGAGGAGGCCGCCACCCTCGACTGCCCGGTGCTGGTGCTGGTCGCCGGGGGCCTGCCGGCCGGCAGCCGGGACCTCGACGGGGCCCGGAACCGGGTGGCCGACGCGATCGCCGAGCTGGCCCCGCACGCCGCGGCGGCCGGGGTGACCCTGGCCATCGAGCCGCTGCACCCGATGTTCTGCTCGGACCGGTGCGTGATCGCCACCCTCGGCCAGGCCCTCGACATCGCCGAACGGTTCGACCCGGGCACGGTCGGGGTGGTGGTGGACGCCTACCACGTCTGGTGGGACGACACGGTGTACCACCAGATCGCCCGCGCCGGGGACCGGATCGCCGCCTTCCAGGTCTGCGACTGGATCACCCCGCTGCCCGAGGGGGTGCTGCTCGGCCGGGGCCTGCCGGGGGAGGGCTGCATCGACCTGCGCCGGCTCCGCACGGCGGTGGACGCCGCCGGCTACACCGGTCCGATCGAGGTGGAGGTGTTCCACGCCGGCACCTGGGCCCGCCCCGGCCCCGAGGTGCTGGCCGACTCGGTACACGGCTACCTGGAACACGTGCTCTGACCGAACGCCGTCCACCGCCGCCCGGCCCCGCCACCGGGCGGCGGTGGCGAGGGCCGGACTAGGCTTGCCTGCCGTGTCCGCGGAGAAGCCACCGACCGCCGCGTCCGACCCCGCCGAGCTGCGGGCCGACTGCGGACGCTGCTTCGCGCTCTGCTGCGTGGCACCGGCCTTCGCCGCGTCGGCGGACTTCGCCCTCGACAAGCCCGCCGGCACCCCCTGCCCGAACCTGGCGACCGACTTCCGCTGCGGCATCCACGACCGGCTGCGCGAGCGCGGCTTCCCCGGCTGCACCGTGTTCGACTGCTTCGGGGCCGGGCAGCAGGTCGCCCAGGTCACCTTCGCCGGGCGGGACTGGCGCAGCCACCCGGAGCTGGCCGAGCCGATGCTGGCGGTGTTCCCGGTCATGCGGTCGCTGCACGAACTGCTCTGGTACGTCACCGCCGCCCGCGCCCTGCGCCCCGGTGACCCGCTCGACGGCGAACTGGACCGGGCCCGGGACCGCCTCGTCGCGCTGACCGAGAGCACCCCCGGGCAGCTGCGCACGCTGGACGTGGACGCGCTGCGCCGGGAGGTCAACCCGACGCTGTCCCGCACCGGCGACCTGGTCCGCTCCCGGGGCGGTCGGGCCGGTGTGGACCGGCGGGGAGCCGACCTGGTCGGCGCCGACCTGCGCCGGGTGGACCTGCGGGCGGCGAACCTGCGCGGGGCGTACCTGATCGGGGCGGACCTGCGGGGCGCGGACCTGCACCTGGCCGACCTGACCGGGGCCGACCTGCGGGGCGCGGACCTGCGCGGGGCCGACCTGACCGGCAGCCTGTTCCTCACCCGGGCCCAGCTCGACGCCGCCCGGGGCGACCGCACCACCCGGGTACCGGCGACGCTCGGCCGCCCGGTTCACTGGACGCACCTGCCGCTCACCCCGGTCACCGGGCCGGGCGGGGGCCGCCGGCCGGCCGCCGGAACCCGCCGGCCGGGTCGCCGGCGGGGTTGACCGACGGGGAGGGACAACGCGTGGAGCAGGTCAAGGACACCGGGACAGGCGCGGCCCCGCCGTCGTACGTGTTCGCCGCCCGTAACGCGGTGGCGGTCGTCTTCGCGCTCAACGGGCTCGCCGTGGCGTCGTGGTTCTCCCGGGTGCCGGCGGTCCGGGCGGCGCTCGGCCTCAGCGCCGGCGAACTCGGCCTCGTCCTGCTCGCCATGTCCAGCGGCGCGCTGCTCGCCCTGACCACCGCCGGCCTGGTGACCCACCGGCTCGGCGCGGCCCGCACCGTGGTCGCGGCGCACCTGCTGATCGCGTTCGGGTTGTTCGGCGGTGGGCTCGCCGCCGAGGTGGTCGGCACGGTCCCGGGCGTCGCGGTCGGGCTGTTCGCCGCCGGGCTCGGGGCCGGCACCTCCGAGGTCGCCTTCAACGTCGAGGCGGCCACCGTGGAGCGGCGGCTCGGCCGGACCATCATGCCCCGCTTCCACGCCGCGTGGAGCATCGGCTCGGTGACCGGCGCGGGCCTGGGCGCGGGGGCGGCCAGCCTCGGCCTGTCGCTGGTCGCGCACCTCGGCGTGGTCGCGGCGCTGGTGGTGGCCGGTACGCTGCCCGCGGTCCGCCGGTTCCTGCCGGCCGCCGCGCACGCTTCCGGCGCCGGCCGGCGGACCGGTCGGCTCCGGGACGCCTGGCGCGAGCCGCGTACCCTCCTCGTCGGCCTGCTGGTGCTGGTGCTGGCCTTCACCGAGGGCTCGGCCAACGACTGGCTGGCGGTCGCCTTCGTCGACGGGCACGACTTCGGCGAGGCGGCCGGGGCGGCGGTGTTCGGCCTGTTCGTGGTCGGCATGACGGTGGGACGGCTCGCCGGCACCCCGCTGCTGGACCGGTGGGGTCGGGTGCCGGTGCTGCTCGCCACGATCGGCGTGGCGATCGTCGGTTCGCTCACCGCCGTGCTCGCCTCCGGTCCGCTGGCCGTGGCCGGGGCGGTGCTGTGGGGGCTCGGCGCGTCGCTGGGCTTCCCGGTCGGCATGAGCGCCGCCGCCGACGAGGAGGAGCACGCCGCCGCCCGGGTCAGCGTGGTCGCGGCGATCGGGTACACCTCGTTCCTGGCCGGCCCACCGCTGATCGG
Proteins encoded in this region:
- a CDS encoding dihydrodipicolinate synthase family protein yields the protein MSAHVRLTGGETYRLAGGAGFARPAGPPSSRIAYAAAHVVADPTAENVPGAPAVLDWDTTLAFRHHLWSHGFGVAEAMDTAQRGMGLDHTATRELIRRSAAEARSVGGRIVAGVNTDHLPPGAYPVAELTAAYRTQLEEVLTAGARPVLMCSRHLAAAATGPDDYLTVYAELLAASDEPVVLHWLGDMFDPALHGYWGSADLDLAADTVVQLVKDHADKVDGIKISLLDADREIALRRRLPAGVRLYTGDDFHYPELILGDEQGHSDALLGIFAAIAPAAGAALAALDAGDVDTYQRIMAPTVPLARHLFGTPTWHYKTGIVFLAWLTGHQDHFTMVAGQQAGRSPAHLARLLVLADAAGLLPDAELAAARARAFFTVAGVAQ
- a CDS encoding sugar phosphate isomerase/epimerase family protein: MTAPQVVPAVPVPAGLERFSFNQATAQHWPLEEVVAGCAGAGVPGIGLWREPVGEYGVQRAARLVRAAGLTVTSLCRGGFFTTDDWRTENLRAIEEAATLDCPVLVLVAGGLPAGSRDLDGARNRVADAIAELAPHAAAAGVTLAIEPLHPMFCSDRCVIATLGQALDIAERFDPGTVGVVVDAYHVWWDDTVYHQIARAGDRIAAFQVCDWITPLPEGVLLGRGLPGEGCIDLRRLRTAVDAAGYTGPIEVEVFHAGTWARPGPEVLADSVHGYLEHVL
- a CDS encoding pentapeptide repeat-containing protein, with amino-acid sequence MSAEKPPTAASDPAELRADCGRCFALCCVAPAFAASADFALDKPAGTPCPNLATDFRCGIHDRLRERGFPGCTVFDCFGAGQQVAQVTFAGRDWRSHPELAEPMLAVFPVMRSLHELLWYVTAARALRPGDPLDGELDRARDRLVALTESTPGQLRTLDVDALRREVNPTLSRTGDLVRSRGGRAGVDRRGADLVGADLRRVDLRAANLRGAYLIGADLRGADLHLADLTGADLRGADLRGADLTGSLFLTRAQLDAARGDRTTRVPATLGRPVHWTHLPLTPVTGPGGGRRPAAGTRRPGRRRG
- a CDS encoding MFS transporter, which produces MEQVKDTGTGAAPPSYVFAARNAVAVVFALNGLAVASWFSRVPAVRAALGLSAGELGLVLLAMSSGALLALTTAGLVTHRLGAARTVVAAHLLIAFGLFGGGLAAEVVGTVPGVAVGLFAAGLGAGTSEVAFNVEAATVERRLGRTIMPRFHAAWSIGSVTGAGLGAGAASLGLSLVAHLGVVAALVVAGTLPAVRRFLPAAAHASGAGRRTGRLRDAWREPRTLLVGLLVLVLAFTEGSANDWLAVAFVDGHDFGEAAGAAVFGLFVVGMTVGRLAGTPLLDRWGRVPVLLATIGVAIVGSLTAVLASGPLAVAGAVLWGLGASLGFPVGMSAAADEEEHAAARVSVVAAIGYTSFLAGPPLIGLLGDHVGTLRALLVVPLLLLPTLALVPATRPPAARPSARPTPAKTG